Genomic DNA from Streptomyces venezuelae:
GCGCTGCTCGGTCTCGCGCTCGGGATGGTCTGGGGCGTCGCCGTGCAGCAGGTGCTCGCGTTGCAGGGCATGAAGGAGCTGGCGTTCCCCTGGACGACGATCGTCGCGGTGGTGATCGGCTCGGTGGTCGTCGGCCTCGCGGCGGCGCTGCTGCCCGCGCTGCGCGCGTCGCGCATGAACGTGCTGGCGGCGATCGCACACGAGTAGGAGTAGGCGGAGGTTCCCCGGCAGGACCGCCGCCGTCCACATCCCGGATATCGCGCGCGCCCGGGCGTCGGCGGGTGGTGGGATGGCCGTATGGATGATCTTCGGATACGGGCCGCGGTGCCCGAGGACCTGGACGCGGTGCTCGCCTTCTGGAAGGTGGCCGCCGAGGGCACGAGCATCAGCGACGACCGCTCGGGCGTGGAGCGGCTCGTCGCGCGCGACCCGGAGGCGCTGATCCTCGCCGAGCGAGGCGGCGAATTCGCGGGGACGGTCATCGCGGGTTTCGACGGCTGGCGCTGCCACCTCTACCGCCTCGCGGTGCACCCGGACCACCGCAGGCGCGGCGTGGGCTCGGCGCTGCTCGCCGCGGCCGAGGAGCGGTTCGTACGGCTCGGCGGGCGCCGCGGGGACGCGATGGTCCTGGACCGCAACGAGCTCGCCCACCACACCTGGCACGCGGCGGGCTACACGCCCGAGCCGCAGTGGAGCCGGTGGGTGAAACCGCTGGGTGAAGCCCCCTCCGCGGGGTAGAGGGGTAGCCCCCGCACATCCCGGCCGGTTACGGCAGATCCCGACAGAGGTTCGAGTGGCTTTGCTGATCCTTTACCATGGACGCAATACTCGTATCCGACTGAAAGGTGTGAGCGTCCGCCCATGGGCGAGCCTCCCAGTACCCGACATCGCGCATTCCTCCCGCCCCTGCCCGATCATGGGACGGAGGTGACCCGATGACCGAAGTGCTCCTGCTCCTCGTGGCGGTGCTGCTCTGCCTGGCGTGCGGTGTGTTCGTCGCCGCGGAGTTCTCCCTCACGACGGTCGAGCGCAGTGAGCTCGAGCGGGCCGTGGAGCGCGGCGAGGTCGGCGCCGCCGGTGCCCTCAAAGCCGTCAAGAACCTCACCTTCCAGCTCTCGGGCGCGCAGCTCGGCATCACCGTCACCAACCTGGTGGTCGGCATGCTCTCCGAGCCGTCCATCGCCGCCCTGATCGCGGGCCCGCTGCGTGACATCGGCATACCGCGGTCCGCGGCGTCCTCCATCGCTCTGGTGATCGGAACGGCCCTGTCGACCGTCTTCCTGATGGTCATCGGTGAGCTGGTGCCCAAGAACTGGGCGATCTCCTCACCGCTCGCCGTCGCCAAGCGGGTGGCCACGCCGCAGCGGCTCTTCAGTGCCGCGTTCCGGCCGTTCATCGCGCATCTCAACAACACCGCGAACCGTTCCGTGCGCCGCTTCGGCATCGAGCCCGCCGAGGAGCTCGCGTCCGCGCGCGGCCCCAAGGAACTGATCGCTCTGGCCCGCCACTCCGCCAAGGAGGGCGCGCTCGAGGCGGACACGGCCGAGCTGTTCGTGCGCACGCTGAACCTCGCCGACCTGACCGCGGAGAACGTGATGACGCCGCGCGTCCAGGTCATGGCCCTCGAGGTGCACGCCACGTGCGAGGACGTCGCGAACGCCACGCGCGCCACCGGCCTCTCCCGCTTCCCCGTGTACCGCGGCAACCTCGACACCGTCGTCGGCGTCGCGCACATCAAGGACGTGCTGGCCGTGCCCGCGGAGCGCAGGCAGCGCGTGTCCGTCGCCGAGCTGATGCGCGAGCCGCTGCTCGTGCCGGAGACGCTCACCGTCGACCGGCTCCTGGACCGCCTCTCGGGCAAGCGCACGATGGCCGTGGTCATCGACGAGTACGGCGGTACGGCCGGGGTGGCGACCCTGGAGGACATCGTCGAGGAGGTCGTCGGTGAGGTGCGGGACGAGCACGACCCGCACGAGACGCCCGACATCTCCCACGAG
This window encodes:
- a CDS encoding GNAT family N-acetyltransferase, with the translated sequence MDDLRIRAAVPEDLDAVLAFWKVAAEGTSISDDRSGVERLVARDPEALILAERGGEFAGTVIAGFDGWRCHLYRLAVHPDHRRRGVGSALLAAAEERFVRLGGRRGDAMVLDRNELAHHTWHAAGYTPEPQWSRWVKPLGEAPSAG
- a CDS encoding hemolysin family protein — translated: MTEVLLLLVAVLLCLACGVFVAAEFSLTTVERSELERAVERGEVGAAGALKAVKNLTFQLSGAQLGITVTNLVVGMLSEPSIAALIAGPLRDIGIPRSAASSIALVIGTALSTVFLMVIGELVPKNWAISSPLAVAKRVATPQRLFSAAFRPFIAHLNNTANRSVRRFGIEPAEELASARGPKELIALARHSAKEGALEADTAELFVRTLNLADLTAENVMTPRVQVMALEVHATCEDVANATRATGLSRFPVYRGNLDTVVGVAHIKDVLAVPAERRQRVSVAELMREPLLVPETLTVDRLLDRLSGKRTMAVVIDEYGGTAGVATLEDIVEEVVGEVRDEHDPHETPDISHEGTDDDGRTLYSADGAARTDQLARVGLRVPDGPYETLAGLVATELGRIPAVGDGVQVGGWRLDVVDASGRRAARVMLRAPLDADDSDDTPEDVR